The following proteins are co-located in the Brachybacterium sacelli genome:
- a CDS encoding CvpA family protein: MVWIVDAVIVLILLGTAASGLRSGFAATLGALLGLAAGAAAAVWVTPYVSDAVDPPWRMVAVLGSLIALLLVGSGIGGRIGEMVRRGVDRVHLGIIDRLLGAALGLVIGLVVVYLAGMVLTGSDVPGLSPVVDSSRVLQVVDRATPALLDGTLERLR; encoded by the coding sequence ATGGTCTGGATCGTCGACGCGGTGATCGTGCTGATTCTGCTGGGCACCGCGGCCTCCGGCCTGCGGTCGGGGTTCGCAGCGACCTTGGGGGCGCTGCTCGGTCTCGCCGCCGGAGCGGCCGCGGCCGTCTGGGTGACGCCCTACGTCTCCGACGCCGTCGACCCGCCCTGGCGCATGGTGGCCGTGCTCGGTTCGCTCATCGCGCTGCTCCTCGTCGGCAGCGGCATCGGCGGCCGGATCGGGGAGATGGTGCGCCGCGGGGTCGACCGCGTGCACCTGGGCATCATCGACCGGCTCCTCGGCGCAGCGCTCGGGCTCGTGATCGGTCTGGTCGTCGTCTACCTGGCGGGGATGGTCCTCACCGGGTCCGACGTCCCCGGCCTCTCGCCGGTCGTGGACTCCTCCCGGGTGCTGCAGGTCGTGGATCGGGCGACGCCCGCGCTGCTCGACGGCACGCTCGAGCGGCTGCGGTGA
- a CDS encoding alpha-N-acetylglucosaminidase TIM-barrel domain-containing protein produces MNPEPVGLFDGLRGLARRRAPGLLDRLHIDHAPADASGAEHVTVSASGDELRLEASSTSAASVGLARALESFFGADLSWNGAPIIEADAPLPEAAPQRYETHLRTRYHLNPVAFGYTTAFWEWQEWERHIDWMALHGVTAPLNLVGHEWVLVRMLRDLGMDPQDAARFVGGPAFFPWTTMGITHDLGAPLTDEVLAARAHLGRRIAQRERELGMSVVLPGFGGQLPEELVGTDRTIDWQGWQNSLADPSDPLFAAAAASLHRHQRDLLGTDHLYAVDPYIESLPPTTSPDELAAHAEAIYAALRDADPDAVWILQGWPFHYRAEYWTEERVRSLLSLVPDDHLVLLDLWGEHAPMWHRTGAMYGRRWLWCLTHTFGGRFGLFGDLAALADDLAGLRRAAAEGTRGRLEGFGITSEALDENAVVYELATRALWSPMPSLEQWREDHLARRWGTRSPAALEARDLVGRTLYGAGRTRATPSPLIARPWSRELPFATQRLAGERLPDADGPPSATLDAENDHDMLGALPELAQAVRRLLPLLGRPDGHDALHHDLAQLALHVAAQSARAPLRAMAAAAATGDGARVRGEAGALEELIRAADTVAASRPELLVGRWIADARRWAGSDADLADALERDARSLISVWGEQDSGLHDYSARHWSGSLTDLHLARWRAWADWLASGADGSTPLTDPEPLRVEIRRIEENWRNSTDPYPVTPRGDLASQVDHLLDLAENQLPCLVPDDPPRGPTQA; encoded by the coding sequence GTGAACCCTGAGCCCGTGGGTCTGTTCGACGGCCTCCGTGGCCTGGCGCGCCGACGCGCGCCCGGGCTCCTGGACCGTCTTCACATCGATCACGCCCCGGCAGACGCGTCCGGTGCCGAGCATGTCACCGTCAGCGCCTCCGGTGACGAGCTGAGGCTCGAGGCCAGTTCGACCTCAGCAGCCTCCGTCGGACTCGCCCGTGCCCTCGAGAGCTTCTTCGGCGCCGATCTCTCTTGGAACGGCGCACCGATCATCGAGGCAGACGCGCCCCTGCCCGAGGCGGCCCCGCAGCGCTACGAGACGCACCTGCGCACCCGCTACCACCTCAACCCGGTGGCCTTCGGGTACACCACGGCCTTCTGGGAGTGGCAGGAGTGGGAACGCCACATCGATTGGATGGCCCTGCACGGGGTCACGGCACCGCTGAACCTCGTCGGTCACGAGTGGGTGCTGGTCCGCATGCTCCGCGATCTCGGCATGGATCCACAGGACGCGGCACGGTTCGTGGGCGGGCCCGCATTCTTCCCGTGGACGACGATGGGGATCACCCATGACCTCGGCGCCCCGCTGACCGACGAGGTGCTCGCCGCGCGTGCCCATCTGGGGCGACGGATCGCGCAGCGAGAGCGCGAGCTCGGCATGTCGGTGGTCCTGCCCGGGTTCGGCGGGCAGCTGCCCGAGGAGCTGGTCGGCACGGACCGCACCATCGACTGGCAGGGATGGCAGAACTCCCTGGCCGACCCGAGCGATCCGCTGTTCGCCGCGGCCGCCGCCTCCCTGCACCGACACCAGAGGGACCTTTTGGGGACGGACCATCTCTACGCGGTCGATCCCTACATCGAGTCGCTGCCTCCGACCACGTCGCCGGACGAGCTCGCCGCCCACGCCGAGGCGATCTACGCGGCATTGCGCGACGCCGACCCGGACGCCGTGTGGATCCTGCAGGGATGGCCCTTCCACTACCGAGCGGAGTACTGGACCGAGGAGCGCGTCCGCAGCCTTCTCTCCCTCGTCCCCGATGATCACCTGGTGCTGTTGGACCTGTGGGGTGAGCACGCTCCGATGTGGCACCGCACCGGTGCGATGTACGGCCGGAGGTGGCTGTGGTGCCTCACGCACACCTTCGGGGGGCGCTTCGGACTGTTCGGGGACCTCGCCGCGCTCGCCGACGACCTCGCCGGGCTCCGGCGTGCCGCAGCCGAGGGGACCCGCGGACGGCTCGAAGGGTTCGGGATCACCTCCGAGGCGCTCGATGAGAATGCGGTGGTCTACGAGCTCGCCACGCGGGCACTGTGGTCGCCGATGCCGTCGCTGGAACAGTGGCGCGAGGACCACCTCGCGCGCCGCTGGGGCACACGGTCTCCCGCGGCTCTCGAGGCCCGGGACCTCGTCGGTCGGACCCTGTACGGCGCGGGTCGGACCCGGGCCACCCCGTCGCCGTTGATCGCCCGCCCGTGGTCGCGAGAGCTTCCTTTCGCGACGCAACGGCTCGCGGGAGAACGGCTGCCCGACGCGGACGGGCCGCCCTCGGCGACCCTCGACGCGGAGAACGATCACGACATGCTGGGTGCCCTTCCCGAGCTGGCGCAGGCGGTGCGCCGGCTGCTGCCCCTCCTCGGTCGACCGGATGGCCATGACGCCCTTCACCACGACCTCGCGCAGCTCGCACTCCACGTGGCCGCGCAGTCGGCGCGCGCCCCGCTGCGCGCGATGGCCGCCGCAGCTGCGACCGGGGACGGCGCCCGCGTCCGAGGTGAGGCCGGCGCACTCGAGGAGCTGATCCGCGCCGCGGACACCGTCGCCGCCAGTCGCCCGGAGCTGCTCGTCGGCCGGTGGATCGCCGACGCTCGCCGCTGGGCCGGATCCGACGCCGACCTGGCCGATGCCCTCGAACGCGATGCGCGCTCGCTGATCAGCGTGTGGGGCGAGCAGGACAGCGGCCTGCACGACTACTCGGCACGGCACTGGTCCGGATCGCTGACGGATCTGCACCTGGCACGGTGGCGCGCGTGGGCGGACTGGCTCGCCTCCGGCGCGGACGGCTCGACACCACTGACCGACCCCGAACCGTTGCGCGTCGAGATCAGACGGATCGAGGAGAACTGGCGGAACTCGACGGACCCCTATCCCGTGACGCCTCGCGGGGATCTCGCGTCCCAGGTCGACCATCTTCTCGACCTCGCCGAGAACCAACTGCCCTGCCTCGTCCCCGACGACCCTCCGCGAGGACCGACGCAGGCCTGA
- a CDS encoding sugar isomerase domain-containing protein, producing MKAVDAYRSAVLELVQRTAEETDCLEHVCRLVARSLQGGGVLHVFGSGHSMLPAIDATFRAGGLAPVNLLHDPALAPWEPTRVSHIERLPGYGTAIAELHDLRPGEVLVIVSHSGINPVPVQLAQQAGRTGLSVVAITSREHSLASRSRHPDGLRLLDVADTVLDTHAPEGDVTLSLEDGTETGPTSTILSTLLLHSLAIGAMEHLTAQGISPPVLRSMNRVDGDETNEAVLAPFRGRLSREP from the coding sequence ATGAAAGCCGTTGACGCGTACCGCAGCGCCGTGCTGGAGCTCGTCCAGCGCACGGCCGAGGAGACGGACTGCCTCGAGCACGTCTGCCGTCTGGTGGCCCGCTCCCTGCAGGGCGGGGGCGTGCTCCATGTCTTCGGCTCGGGGCACTCGATGCTCCCGGCGATCGACGCCACCTTCCGCGCCGGTGGGCTGGCGCCGGTGAACCTCCTCCACGATCCGGCACTGGCGCCTTGGGAGCCGACCCGCGTCTCCCACATCGAGCGCCTCCCCGGGTACGGCACGGCGATCGCCGAGCTGCACGACCTCCGCCCGGGTGAGGTCCTCGTGATCGTCTCCCACTCCGGTATCAATCCGGTTCCCGTCCAGCTTGCACAGCAGGCCGGCCGGACCGGTCTGTCCGTGGTGGCGATCACCAGCCGCGAGCACTCCCTCGCCAGTCGGTCCCGTCACCCCGACGGACTGCGGCTGCTCGACGTCGCCGACACGGTTCTCGATACGCACGCCCCCGAGGGCGACGTGACCCTCTCACTCGAGGACGGGACAGAGACGGGCCCGACCTCCACGATCCTCTCCACGCTGCTGCTGCATTCGCTCGCCATCGGGGCGATGGAGCATCTCACGGCCCAAGGCATCTCCCCGCCCGTACTGCGCAGCATGAACCGCGTCGACGGGGACGAGACCAACGAGGCCGTGCTCGCCCCCTTCCGCGGGAGGCTGAGCCGTGAACCCTGA
- a CDS encoding ABC transporter substrate-binding protein gives MRRRAVLAGMGLASLGAAGCSNGGGGGGAGGDVDISDTEMEATIEFAAWESDFDWKSVLEGFTAKYPNITVETTKSPFKDFFTRLQTQASGDNLPDAFMMNGPSFQLYASHDKLISLESVVDAGELDFSNYPEAMEELYTYEDVPYGVPTSYDSIGLWYNEELFEKAGVEVPTVEWTWENLHEAAKSISEALEGEGVYGFAGGAYNQELFYNLIFQAGGAVLNEDATQAEYSSPGSRQALQFLRDMVEDGSSPSIRTTADTSPDELFKSGKAAMVYGGSFRVAGYVDSAVGDVIQVVPLPKGEQRGVVLHGGAVVAHADSDNREAAAAFAVYTGSQEAQEIIGGSGASIPAFQGTEKAYIEAHPDYDLEIFPESAEEYGFPYPVSANTQAWLEVESDMIPKILAGELSVDEGTAQLDEKIDALLAEEAEQ, from the coding sequence ATGAGACGACGAGCAGTGCTGGCTGGAATGGGCCTTGCGAGCCTTGGCGCCGCAGGATGCAGCAACGGCGGCGGAGGCGGTGGCGCCGGTGGCGACGTCGACATCTCCGACACGGAGATGGAGGCGACCATCGAGTTCGCCGCCTGGGAATCCGACTTCGACTGGAAGTCCGTGCTCGAGGGCTTCACCGCGAAATACCCGAACATCACGGTGGAGACGACCAAGAGCCCCTTCAAGGATTTCTTCACGCGGCTGCAGACCCAGGCCTCCGGCGACAACCTCCCCGACGCGTTCATGATGAACGGGCCCAGCTTCCAGCTGTACGCCAGTCACGACAAGCTCATCTCTCTCGAGTCCGTCGTCGACGCCGGCGAGCTCGACTTCTCGAACTATCCCGAGGCCATGGAGGAGCTCTACACCTACGAGGACGTTCCGTACGGTGTGCCGACCTCGTACGACTCGATCGGCCTCTGGTACAACGAGGAGCTGTTCGAGAAGGCGGGCGTCGAGGTGCCGACGGTCGAGTGGACCTGGGAGAACCTGCACGAGGCGGCCAAGAGCATCAGCGAGGCGCTGGAGGGCGAGGGCGTCTACGGCTTCGCGGGAGGCGCCTACAACCAGGAGCTGTTCTACAACCTGATCTTCCAGGCCGGCGGCGCCGTGCTCAACGAGGACGCCACCCAGGCCGAGTACTCCAGCCCCGGCAGCCGCCAGGCGCTCCAGTTCCTCCGCGACATGGTGGAGGACGGGTCCTCCCCGTCGATCCGGACGACCGCCGACACCTCGCCCGACGAGCTGTTCAAGAGCGGGAAAGCGGCGATGGTCTACGGCGGCAGCTTCCGCGTCGCCGGATACGTCGACTCGGCCGTCGGCGACGTCATCCAGGTCGTGCCCCTGCCGAAGGGCGAACAGCGCGGCGTGGTCCTGCACGGCGGAGCCGTCGTCGCGCACGCCGACAGCGACAACCGCGAGGCCGCCGCGGCGTTCGCGGTGTACACCGGCAGTCAGGAGGCGCAGGAGATCATCGGTGGGTCGGGCGCCTCGATCCCGGCGTTCCAGGGCACCGAGAAGGCGTACATCGAGGCGCACCCGGATTACGACCTGGAGATCTTCCCCGAGTCCGCGGAGGAGTACGGCTTCCCGTACCCGGTATCGGCGAACACGCAGGCCTGGCTCGAGGTCGAGAGCGACATGATCCCCAAGATCCTCGCCGGTGAGCTGAGCGTGGACGAGGGGACCGCGCAGCTCGACGAGAAGATCGACGCACTCCTCGCGGAGGAAGCCGAGCAGTGA
- a CDS encoding BadF/BadG/BcrA/BcrD ATPase family protein, whose protein sequence is MLAAASRRGADGPRIAVIDAGKSTVRAAVFAGDHVLARHREEEGFLHPGAPEAQQAVLAKVREVLSRLEHGPYDTVVLATTGVRSHGEAEHALQAALAEHAGCDVLVVNDVIAAYLGALGPRPGVLVQAGTGSLVLGAVEGCPLVHLDGWGHLAGDRGSGFALGRAGLQAACSALDGAGPSTTLTAELTGADPERFIGELYASSTPTKDVAALARSVLRTAAVGDRVAVDVVSAIVSELVDMALAAGRRLGDPQLRDLPVAFVGGLFFDTLFADTVAGHLRARCPEAKMLHGAGDALEGGRLLAATPHDPITHLLTSAFRSEDP, encoded by the coding sequence ATGCTCGCAGCCGCTTCCCGTCGAGGTGCCGACGGTCCCCGGATCGCGGTCATCGACGCCGGCAAGTCGACCGTGCGCGCGGCGGTCTTCGCGGGCGACCACGTGCTGGCCCGCCATCGCGAGGAGGAGGGCTTCCTCCATCCGGGAGCACCCGAAGCGCAGCAGGCGGTGCTGGCGAAAGTCCGGGAAGTCCTGAGCCGTCTCGAGCACGGACCGTACGACACGGTCGTCCTGGCCACGACCGGGGTCCGCAGCCACGGAGAGGCCGAGCACGCCCTCCAGGCCGCCCTCGCCGAGCACGCGGGGTGCGACGTCCTGGTGGTCAACGATGTGATCGCGGCATACCTGGGAGCGCTCGGTCCCCGCCCCGGGGTCCTCGTCCAGGCGGGGACCGGTTCCTTGGTCCTCGGCGCCGTCGAAGGCTGTCCTCTGGTGCACCTCGACGGCTGGGGACATCTCGCCGGCGATCGCGGCAGCGGCTTCGCCCTGGGCAGGGCCGGGTTGCAAGCGGCCTGCTCCGCGCTCGACGGTGCCGGGCCCTCCACGACGCTGACCGCGGAGCTCACCGGCGCGGATCCCGAGCGATTCATCGGCGAGCTGTACGCCTCGAGCACGCCGACCAAAGACGTCGCCGCACTGGCCCGGAGCGTGCTGCGCACCGCCGCCGTGGGTGACCGAGTCGCCGTGGACGTGGTGTCCGCGATCGTGTCCGAGCTGGTCGACATGGCCCTCGCCGCCGGACGACGCCTGGGCGACCCGCAGCTGAGGGACCTTCCGGTGGCCTTCGTAGGCGGGCTCTTCTTCGACACCCTCTTCGCCGACACCGTCGCCGGGCACCTGCGGGCACGCTGCCCCGAAGCGAAGATGCTCCACGGCGCCGGCGACGCCCTCGAGGGCGGGAGGCTGCTCGCCGCGACGCCGCACGACCCGATCACCCACCTGCTGACCAGTGCCTTCCGAAGTGAGGATCCATGA
- a CDS encoding GntR family transcriptional regulator, translating to MRPARIAHEVRDAIEERYVAGSEPSSVLPSERRLAAELGVARATVRAALAMLREQQQIQSGAGGPAVVVDPRLTKAPQLSSFTQDALARGWHPSSELLEAVEEPADVSVARDLGITPGSQVHRIRRLRLADRSPMALEEVWLPQALFPDLLSHDLSGSLYELLESRYGAAVYRHDRRISAISVDAPHAEMLDMPLGAAALFATQVGLDRHGRRLELGRSVYRGDRFDFTTVTFAAVRRAERSRS from the coding sequence ATGCGACCGGCACGGATCGCCCATGAGGTGCGCGACGCCATCGAGGAGCGCTATGTCGCCGGCAGCGAGCCCTCGTCGGTGCTTCCGTCGGAGCGACGGCTGGCCGCCGAGCTGGGCGTCGCCCGGGCCACGGTCCGCGCCGCGCTGGCGATGCTGCGCGAGCAGCAGCAGATCCAGTCGGGCGCCGGCGGCCCCGCCGTGGTCGTCGACCCCCGTCTGACGAAGGCGCCGCAGCTGTCCTCCTTCACGCAGGACGCTCTCGCCCGCGGCTGGCACCCCTCCAGCGAGCTGCTCGAGGCCGTGGAGGAGCCGGCCGACGTCTCCGTGGCCCGGGATCTGGGGATCACCCCCGGCAGCCAGGTGCATCGGATCCGACGCCTGCGACTGGCCGACCGCAGCCCCATGGCCCTCGAGGAGGTCTGGCTGCCGCAGGCGCTCTTCCCCGATCTCCTCTCCCACGACCTCTCCGGCTCCCTGTACGAGCTGCTCGAGTCGCGGTACGGCGCCGCCGTCTACCGGCACGATCGGCGGATCTCCGCCATCAGCGTCGATGCCCCGCATGCGGAGATGTTGGACATGCCGCTCGGCGCCGCGGCCCTGTTCGCCACCCAGGTCGGCCTCGACCGTCACGGGCGGCGCCTGGAGCTCGGTCGCTCCGTCTATCGCGGCGACCGGTTCGACTTCACCACCGTCACCTTCGCCGCCGTCCGACGAGCGGAGAGGAGCCGATCGTGA
- a CDS encoding sulfatase family protein, whose translation MTDRRPNILLILSDDHASHAISAYGSVVTSTPHLDAIAERGRRVDACFCTNSVCTPSRASILTGQHSHRNGVTTLHSSFDASLPTFAGQLQAAGYRTGIVGKWHLGEGEGHDPQGFDHWEVLRGQGEYFDPQLLSPEGVEIAEGYVTDVLTDRGLAWVESLEGEEPWCLLIYHKAPHRNWQPDRAHAGLHREPIPLPRTFEDDYATRSSAAHLAAMRVADHLTPHDFKIDPPEDLSREQLVRWKYQRYMEDYLDCVAAVDDSVGRVTQWLEQRDEFDDTLLMYSSDQGFFLGDHGWFDKRFIYEESMRMPLLVSYPRRIEPGPPMQQLVTNVDVARTILDAAGVEPHADMQGVSVFPQLCGATTPTQDAVYYRYYENDDRESHVLAHYGLRTERYKLIYFYNDGLGHPGSSTRRFVPEWELYDLRADPSEMLNVAHDPSYAEVRRQLTRRLWELQAELGDEPHPDQSPPGPPPLLHRRRATP comes from the coding sequence ATGACCGACCGCCGACCCAACATCCTGCTCATCCTGTCCGACGACCATGCCAGCCACGCCATCAGCGCCTACGGATCCGTCGTCACGAGCACCCCGCACCTCGACGCGATCGCCGAGCGCGGGCGCCGGGTGGACGCGTGCTTCTGCACGAACTCGGTCTGTACGCCGAGCCGGGCATCGATCCTCACCGGCCAGCACAGTCACCGCAACGGCGTCACCACGCTCCACTCCTCCTTCGACGCCTCGCTGCCGACGTTCGCCGGTCAGCTGCAGGCTGCCGGCTATCGCACAGGAATCGTGGGCAAATGGCATCTCGGGGAGGGCGAGGGGCACGATCCCCAGGGTTTCGACCACTGGGAAGTGCTGCGCGGCCAAGGAGAGTACTTCGATCCCCAGCTCCTCTCCCCCGAGGGAGTGGAGATCGCCGAGGGCTACGTCACCGACGTGCTCACCGACCGCGGCCTGGCGTGGGTCGAGTCGCTGGAGGGAGAGGAGCCGTGGTGCCTGCTCATCTATCACAAGGCGCCCCATCGCAACTGGCAGCCCGACAGGGCGCACGCGGGGCTGCATCGCGAGCCGATCCCGCTGCCCCGGACGTTCGAGGACGATTACGCGACTCGCTCGTCGGCCGCCCACCTGGCCGCCATGCGCGTCGCCGACCACCTCACGCCCCACGACTTCAAGATCGACCCTCCCGAGGATCTCTCCCGTGAGCAGCTCGTCCGCTGGAAGTACCAGCGGTACATGGAGGACTACCTCGACTGCGTCGCGGCGGTCGATGACAGCGTCGGCCGGGTCACGCAGTGGTTGGAGCAACGGGACGAGTTCGACGACACGCTGCTGATGTACAGCTCCGACCAGGGATTCTTCCTCGGAGATCACGGTTGGTTCGACAAGCGCTTCATCTACGAGGAGTCGATGCGGATGCCGCTGCTGGTCAGCTACCCACGGCGCATCGAACCCGGCCCGCCGATGCAGCAGCTGGTCACCAATGTCGACGTCGCGCGCACGATCCTCGATGCCGCCGGCGTCGAGCCTCATGCGGACATGCAGGGCGTGAGCGTCTTCCCGCAGCTGTGCGGGGCGACGACGCCGACACAGGATGCCGTCTACTACCGCTATTACGAGAACGACGACCGCGAATCCCATGTGCTCGCGCACTACGGGCTGCGCACCGAGCGCTACAAGCTCATCTACTTCTACAACGACGGCCTGGGGCATCCGGGCTCCTCCACGCGTCGCTTCGTCCCGGAATGGGAGCTCTACGATCTCCGAGCCGATCCGAGCGAGATGCTCAATGTTGCTCACGATCCGTCGTATGCCGAGGTGCGCAGGCAGCTCACTCGTCGGCTGTGGGAGCTGCAGGCCGAGCTCGGCGACGAGCCGCATCCGGACCAGTCACCCCCAGGACCCCCTCCCCTCCTCCACCGTCGAAGGGCGACACCATGA
- a CDS encoding PQQ-binding-like beta-propeller repeat protein, translating to MTHRLSRRTALTALSTVGAAGAAVAHAEPAAAASGMPQPADPSGTGLLRFVFLADTHTDPENEETMTRLGAVLGAVEQFAPDLVMHGGDVTEHGTVAEYEAFDAAVPDALRDRIVAVPGNHETRWDPTAAQRRHRFIGEDVRVRDAGGVRVILADTTTHQQEVAWWSDRALTDLDEAMSGAKNLPRILVTHFPMGEGYYYVANQQQFEDVLSRHPIPLHLTGHTHRELLTRVNRRDQLEAAAVKIDAAYYELTGRIDRLEVTRVEIPDVSAPARTVRTPVTTYDLRPEHGKDDWMPREVVTGGDVASLALDVTLPGSFRGSVDATLYDTSVYAGRNDDLRWTPLQGRRRRFSGSLEASLLARGDNRVQVRVRPEDQSGNRLLTVPFVRGDRGIAWETRLEGMIQGSPARVRWDDGELLVVADSSGQVLGLDPSGTTQWSCQVAGEVRHDLLTLGDGRSVAVPDTAGFLHLLAADGSQRWRYDADAPFAADPGAGPLAGTEALMACSGSTLHALDVESGRPLWTVELPAPSMGAPASDGERVFLGVGDGCVHALDGRTGTPLWTTSLTEKAGSYQRFIYGPWNDAITVLPDGGVIASGIDDAWCLEPTDGSTRWRLEGSFQYAREAVTDDGDLVMATESGEIVRVDPVTGQELARHATAERILDEGFVLVDGVVYAASHSGLVTAVHLATGDIEQITRISTAPVLAPGVAFGDCVVFVDLAGTVHAVERV from the coding sequence ATGACCCACCGCCTCTCCCGCCGCACCGCTCTCACGGCGCTCTCCACCGTCGGTGCAGCAGGTGCTGCGGTCGCCCATGCCGAACCCGCCGCCGCGGCGAGCGGCATGCCGCAGCCCGCCGACCCTTCCGGCACGGGCCTGCTGCGCTTCGTCTTCCTCGCCGATACGCACACGGATCCCGAGAACGAGGAGACGATGACGCGGCTGGGCGCGGTGTTAGGCGCCGTCGAGCAGTTCGCTCCCGACCTGGTGATGCACGGAGGGGACGTCACCGAGCACGGGACGGTCGCGGAGTACGAAGCTTTCGACGCCGCCGTTCCCGATGCACTGCGGGACCGGATCGTCGCGGTCCCCGGCAATCATGAGACCCGGTGGGACCCGACCGCCGCGCAGAGGCGACACCGCTTCATCGGCGAGGACGTGCGGGTCCGGGACGCCGGCGGGGTGCGGGTCATCCTGGCGGACACCACCACCCATCAGCAGGAGGTCGCCTGGTGGTCGGACCGGGCCCTGACGGATCTGGACGAGGCGATGTCGGGCGCGAAGAACCTGCCGCGAATCCTCGTGACCCATTTCCCGATGGGCGAGGGGTACTACTACGTCGCCAATCAGCAGCAGTTCGAGGACGTGCTGTCCCGGCATCCGATCCCTCTGCACCTGACTGGGCACACCCACCGTGAGCTGCTGACTCGCGTGAATCGACGCGATCAGCTGGAAGCCGCGGCCGTGAAGATCGATGCCGCCTACTACGAGCTGACAGGACGGATCGACCGCCTCGAGGTCACGCGGGTCGAGATCCCTGACGTCTCGGCGCCGGCGAGGACGGTGCGAACGCCCGTCACCACCTATGATCTGCGACCCGAGCACGGGAAGGACGACTGGATGCCGCGCGAGGTGGTCACGGGCGGCGACGTAGCGTCCCTCGCGCTCGACGTGACGCTGCCCGGCTCGTTCCGCGGGTCCGTCGACGCCACCCTCTACGACACCTCGGTCTACGCCGGACGCAATGACGATCTCCGGTGGACACCGCTGCAGGGCCGCCGACGTCGGTTCTCGGGGTCGCTGGAGGCTTCGCTCCTCGCACGCGGGGACAACCGCGTGCAGGTACGGGTGCGCCCTGAGGACCAGTCGGGAAATCGCCTGCTCACCGTCCCGTTCGTCCGCGGTGACCGGGGGATCGCCTGGGAGACCCGTCTCGAGGGCATGATCCAGGGCAGCCCGGCCCGCGTCCGCTGGGACGACGGTGAGCTGCTCGTCGTCGCCGACAGTTCCGGACAGGTCCTCGGTCTCGATCCCTCCGGCACGACGCAGTGGTCCTGCCAGGTGGCCGGCGAGGTCCGGCACGATCTCCTCACCCTGGGTGACGGTCGGTCGGTGGCGGTCCCCGACACCGCCGGATTCCTCCATCTCCTCGCGGCGGATGGTTCGCAGCGGTGGAGGTACGACGCCGACGCCCCGTTCGCGGCGGACCCCGGCGCCGGCCCTCTCGCAGGCACCGAAGCGCTCATGGCCTGCTCCGGCTCCACCCTGCATGCCCTCGACGTGGAGTCCGGGAGGCCGCTGTGGACCGTCGAGCTCCCGGCCCCCTCGATGGGAGCCCCGGCATCCGACGGGGAACGGGTCTTCCTCGGGGTCGGCGACGGCTGCGTCCACGCGCTGGATGGCCGCACCGGCACTCCCCTGTGGACGACGTCGCTGACGGAGAAGGCCGGAAGCTACCAGCGCTTCATCTACGGGCCGTGGAACGATGCGATCACGGTGCTGCCCGACGGCGGGGTGATCGCCTCAGGCATCGATGACGCCTGGTGCCTCGAGCCGACGGACGGCAGCACTCGCTGGCGCCTCGAGGGGTCCTTCCAGTACGCCCGCGAAGCGGTCACCGACGATGGTGATCTCGTCATGGCCACTGAGAGCGGGGAGATCGTCCGCGTCGACCCCGTGACCGGACAGGAGCTGGCGCGCCATGCGACCGCGGAACGGATCCTTGACGAAGGTTTCGTGCTCGTCGACGGGGTCGTCTATGCGGCCAGCCACTCCGGACTGGTCACCGCCGTTCACCTCGCCACGGGAGACATCGAGCAGATCACCCGGATCAGCACCGCTCCCGTGCTGGCTCCCGGCGTCGCCTTCGGCGACTGCGTCGTGTTCGTCGACCTCGCGGGGACGGTGCATGCCGTCGAGCGGGTCTGA